GGAACAGACGGCCGGTGTCACGGTGGAGCGTGTGACGGTGAATGTCGTGGAATTGGCGCCGCATTCTGCGAACAAGAGTTCGCGAGCCTGGGTGGACTAAGGTATGAAATGGCTGGCTTCGTTTGCGGCGCGGATCCTCCAGCTCAGACAGCGCTGGCTCGGCCTTTTGGCAGGCTGCGGCGTGTGGCTGGCCTGGATGATCTTTGGTTTTTGGAACACGATCTTGCTCATACTGTTAGCAGGACTCGGCTATGCCGTAGGGAGAATCACGGAAGCGCGGACGTCCTGGAAGGACATTGTCGAAAAGCTGCTTTCGGAACACTCTTCGGACCGCTGATTTGTGCACTGTGGAAGGGGTACGACCATGAAAAGGCATGAAGCGCGCCAGTGCGCGCTCCAGGCGTTATATCAAATCGATGTGGGGAAGGGGCATGCCCACGCATCGATTCGGCATGTGTTAGAGGAATTCGGTCATGCCGCCACGGAACGGGATGTCGCGTACATCGAGCGGCTTGTGACGGGCACGGAATCCGAACAGGCGGACATCGATGAACTGCTGGGCACCCATGTCGAGGGATGGAAACTGGACCGAATCGCCCGCGTCGATCTCAACATTCTTCGCTTGGCCGTGTATGAATTACGGCACGAACTGGATGTGGATGCAGCGACCATCGTCGACGAGGCGGTCGAGTTGGCCAAGGACTTTGGTTCCGATGAGTCGGGCCGCTTTGTGAACGGCGTTCTGGCGCGCATGCTGCCGGTGACGCGGCCGACGAACGACAATCCATCTGCGAGTGGCGCAGAATCCGATGTGTCCGATGGTTGAGGTGACGTATGCAGTACATCCTTGGGGTTGATACAAGCAACTACACCACGTCCCTGTGCCTGGTATCTGCGGCGGACGGCCGGTTGGCGGCGGAGGCGCGGCGCCTTTTACCTGTAGCAGCAGGACAAAGAGGGCTTCGGCAGTCAGAAGCGCTCTTTTTTCATGTTCGGCATCTGCCCGTATTGATGGACACGTTGATGGGGGAGGTGAGACGCGTCGATGCTGCCGCAGCCATCGCGGCCATTGGCGTCTCCGTTCGCCCGCGGCCGTTTTGCACCTCGTACATGCCAGTGTTTACCGCGGGTGCATCGTTTGCCGCGTCGCTTGGCCGCGCGCTCGGCGTGCCGGTGCTGCAGACGTCCCATCAGGAGGGTCATCTCGCGGCGGCGACTTACCAACCTGACACACCGCGCCTGCGCGACAGGTTTCTGGGCGTGCACCTCTCTGGCGGCACGTCCGACGTGTTTGCCGCACGTCAAACCCGGTTTGGCTATCACGTCACGATGATTGGCGAAGGCGCAGACCTGCACGCCGGTCAGTTTGTCGATCGCGTCGGGGTCGCGCTGGGCTGTCCGTTTCCCGCCGGCCCTGCTCTCGAGCAGCTGGCCAGCCAGGCGCCCGGCGATTTCCGCCTGCGTTTCCCGGCCAGTGTGAACGGCGCCAGCATGAGTTTCTCCGGCCCTTGTTCGGCGGCGATGCGTGCCATTGACCAGGGCGAGCCGCCGGAAGTTGTGGCGGCCGCGGTGCAGGCCTGTATCGCGAACACCCTGGTCAAGGCGATTGCTCATGCCTGCGAACAACACACGGATCTGACGGATTGCGTGGTGGCCGGCGGGGTGGCGGAAAACCGCTTTATCCGGCAGCGGCTCGTGGACAAGCTGGCGGCGCTGCGCAGCGATGTGCAGCTTCATTTTGCGCCGGCCAGGTTCTCTTCCGACAACGCGCTTGGGGTGGCCTTGATTGCCAGGCGTCATTGGTACGGTACAAAGGGCTGAGGTATAATGAGCGAGTATGAAGCTCGCAGCATCGGGGGAGGGAATCACCTTGGCGGACGGCTTGCAGCAAAACCAGCAGGTGTACGACATCAATATCATTGGCGGCGGCCCAACCGGTTTATTTGCGGCCTTTTACTGTGGCATGCGAAACGCAACCTGCAATATTATCGACAGTTTGCCCGAACTGGGCGGACAGCTTGCAACGCTCTATCCGGAAAAGTTCATCTACGATGTGGGTGGATTTCCGAAGATTCGTTCGCGAGACTTAGTCGAGCAGTTGAAGCAGCAGGCGTTTCAGTACGACACGACGGCCGTGCACCTGAACGAGCGGGTGGAAGGTCTGCATCGCCGGGACGACGGCATTTTTGAACTGAGAACGGACAAACAGGTCCATCTTTCAAAAGCCATCATCATTTGTGCAGGTATTGGTGTGTTTACACCGAAGCCGTTGCCGGGTGAAAACGTGGACGCCTTCCCTGACGACGTATTCTACTTTATCGATAATCTTGATAAGTTCCGCAATAAGCACGTCCTGGTGGTTGGCGGCGGGGACTCGGCCGTCGACTTTGCGCTGATGCTCGACGGTGCGGCGAAGCAGGTCACGCTGATTCACCGGCGCGACCAATTCCGGGCACACGAAGAAAGTGTGCGCCAGCTGCACGCATCTGGCGTGGAGGTTCGGACATTTTACGAATTGAAGGCGCTGCACGGAGACGGCAGGCTGAAGCGTGCGACACTGATTCAGAACAAAACGCAGGAGACCGTCGACATTCCGGTGGACGCGGTGGTCAGCGGTTTGGGATTCTCTGCGTCGCTTGGTCCCATCAACGAGTGGGGGCTGGAGATTGAAAACAACGAGATTGTGGTCAACACCCGGATGGAGACGAATATTCCGGGGATATACGCTGCCGGTGACATCGTGACGTATCCGGGCAAGGTCAAACTCATCGCGACCGGGTTCGGCGAGGCACCGACCGCAGTGAACAACGCGAAGACGTATATTGACCCGAAAGCCCGGCTGTCTCCGGGGCACAGCAGCAACCGCAAAGAGTAAGCAGGACAGAGGGGGGCGCGCGGATGGCCAGAATCCTCGATGGGAAACAGATTGCGGCGGACATCCAGCAGGAAGTGCGTGAGCGTACAACGGCGTTTGAAGCCAGCGGGATTCACTTTCAGCTCACCGTGGTATTGGTCGGCGACCATCCCGCGTCTGCCACCTATGTACGCAACAAACAGCGCACGGCGGAAAAAGTTGGCCTGAAAAACACGCTCATTCATTTGCCTGGCGATGTGTCCGAAGACACGCTCCTCGCGGAGATTGACCGATTGAACGCGGATACAGAGGTGGACGGTATTCTCGTGCAGCTGCCGCTGCCTTCTCACATCTCTGAGCAGGTCGTGATTGAACGCATTGCACCGGAAAAGGATGTCGATGGGTTCCACCCGATGAACGCGGGCAAAAACTTCGTCGGGCTGTCTGCAGTGTGGCCGTGTACACCGGCTGGCATCATGGAAATGTTCGAGCGGGAACAGATTGACGTGGCCGGGAAGCACGCGGTGGTGGTGGGGCGAAGCAACATTGTCGGAAAGCCGATGGCCATGATGCTGCTCGCAGCCAACGCCACCGTGACGCTTTGCCACTCGCGGACGCAGGACCTGGCTGCCTTGACGCGGACGGCAGACATTGTGGTCGCGGCGGTTGGGCAGCCCGGCCTCATCACAGCGGCGCATGTCAAGCCAGGAGCCGTGGTGGTCGATGTCGGCATGAACCGGGTCGACGGCAAACTCATGGGCGATGTTGCGTTTGAGGAAGTTGCCCCCATCGCCGGTGCCATCACGCCGGTGCCGGGCGGGGTGGGGCCGCTGACGGTCGCGATGCTGATGAAAAACACCGTGCGCTTGGGCTGCGCCCGCAGACACCTGTCGTAACACGTGCCCGAAAGCAGTCATCGGCCCCCCGCCAGCGGACAAGCCTCGCAGCGGTGCGAACACATCCGAAGAAGCGCGGTGCTGCAGGGTGCGATCCCGCTGTTCGGATAACTTTGGGAGGGGGTGAGGCGGAATGTCGAACATGCTCGCGGTGGACAGGTCGCCTGATGTCTTAACCGTTGCCGCGCTGAATGCGTGGATCAAGCAGCGTGTGGAGTCGGACCCCCGCCTTCGCCGGGTGTCGGTGGTCGGGGAGTTGTCCAACTTCAAGAAACACACCAGCGGCCACATGTATTTCACCTTGAAGGATGAACAAAGCCGCATCCGCGGCATTATGTTTGCGGGCCGCAACCGCTTTCTGAAGTTCATGCCCAAGGACGGCATGCGGGTGATTTGCACCGGGTCCATCGGGGTGTTCGAGCGCGACGGCCAGTATCAACTGTACGTGGACGATATGCAGCCGGATGGCGTGGGTGCCTTGTATATCGCGTACACGCAGCTGCGCCAAAAGCTGGAGGCGGAAGGCCTGTTCGCCAGTGAGCGTAAACGGCCCCTGCCCGCCTTCCCGCGGCGCATCGGCGTGGTGACGTCTCCGACAGGCGCCGTGATCCGCGACATTTGTACCACGCTCGCCAGGCGCTTTCCCATGACCCAGGTGATTTTGGCGCCCGCGTTGGTGCAGGGGCCGGAAGCGGCCGAGACCATCGTCGCGTCTTTAACGCGGCTGGCGCAGCTGCGTGCTTCCGGAGTGCCGATTGACGTTGTCATCGTCGGCCGCGGCGGCGGCTCTTTGGAAGAGCTGTGGCCCTTTAATGACGAGCGGGTGGCGCGAACCATTGCAGCGTACCCCGTGCCGGTGATTTCGGCGGTGGGACACGAGACGGACTTCACCATTTGCGATTTTGTCGCCGATGTTCGGGCGGCTACACCAACGGCGGCGGCAGAACTGGCGGCGCCAAAGGCTTCCGATCTGCGCCAGCAGTTGGCGGAGTGGGCAGAGCGCTCTAAAACGGCACTCGGCTGGTCGCTCCAGCAGCAGCGGACGCGCCTGGTGACGCTGCAGTCGTCGCAGGCGCTGCGCGACCCGCTGAAGCCGCTCGAATACCGAAAGCAGTCTGTCGACTACCTGGAGACCCAGGTGCAAAGGCTCATTCATGTGCCGCTTCGGCAAGCACAGGCGCGTGTGTCGAAGGCCGTGGAGCGGTTGTACCGGATCGACCTGGCGGCGCGCATCGAACAGGCGCGATCGAAAATCAGCGCCTTTGAGCAGAGCGCATCCACGCAGATGCACAGGCGGGTGGACCGCCTCAACCATGCGCTGGAACGCACCATTGCGCAGTTGGATGCGCTGAGCCCCCTGCGCGTCCTGTCGCGCGGGTACAGCGTGGTGTTCGAGGCGGACAGCGAGCGCGTCGTAGGCAGTGTCAAAGCGGTGCGTCCCGGTCAGCGAGTGCAGATTCAGTTTGCCGATGGACGCGCGAAGGCGCGCATCGAAAGCGGGGAGGAACCTGAGGATGACGGAGAACAACTCCGGCTTGACCTTTGAGACAGCGATGAAGAAACTGGAAGAGACCGTTCGCCGACTGGAGTCGGGTGACCTGACCTTGACAGAATCCATCGAGCGGTACAAGGAGTCGATGCAACTTGTTCAGTTTTGCCGGCAGCAGCTGGACCAGGCAGAATTGGAGATCTCCAAGCTGGTCGAAGGTCCCGATGGCATTGCGCTCGAACCTCTCGACCCCGTCGACATGCCCAGCGCCAACGGACAAAATGAGCAGGCCTGAGCAGGCGGCTGCGGACGCGGGGGTGCGGTAACGCGTGGACCAAGCATGGACAGCAGAGAGCTACTTGCAAACGTACGGTGACCAGGTGACCGCATACCTGGAGGGACTGTTTGATCCAAATGCGCACCCCACCACCTTGTTTCAGGCGATGCGCTACAGCCTGCTTGCGGGCGGGAAGCGCCTTCGCCCGGTGCTGTGCCTAGCAGTGGGTCGCGCCTGCGGCATTGCGGAGACAGAATTGATGCCTGTCGCGGCTGCGCTCGAACTCCTCCATTGCTACTCGCTCATTCACGATGACCTCCCTTGTATGGACGACGATGACTTGCGGCGGGGCAAACCCACCAATCATCGCGTGTTCGGCGAAGCGGCGGCGCTGCTCGCAGGCGACGCCCTGTTGACGTATGCGTTCGAACAATTGGCGAAACCCTTGCCGATTCCGGCTGACCGACAGATCCGCATGATTCGCGCCCTGTCTTCGGCTGCCGGCTGCTATGGGATGGTGGCGGGGCAGATGGCGGACATCGAAGCGGAGCGGTCCAGCGGTTCGATGCGTGACTTGGAGTTTATCCATATGCACAAGACGGCGCGTCTGATTGAAGCGTCTGTGGAACTGGGTGGATTGTACGCGGGACTGCCGGAGCCGTCCCTTCAGGCACTCAAGGCTTTTGGGCTGACGATTGGGCTGGTGTTTCAGATGGTCGACGATGTGCTGGACGTGACGGCGACCACCGAACAACTCGGCAAGCAGGCAGGCAGCGACGAACGCCTGGGCAAGCTGACTTACCCGAAATTTCTCGGCCTGGAGGCCACCCAGGAGCGCATCGAGATATCCTTGAACCGTGCGCTTGCCCACCTGGATGCTTCTGGTGTGGATTCGTCGCTTCTGGCGTCTATCGCGCGGTTTATTGTAGTCCGGGACAAATGAGCCGATTGCGCTTGGTATATCGTGCCATCGGCTTGTGCGCCTTCGCATACTCACGCTACGGTCACAGCGGACAAGCTGGCGTGTGCCTGCGGCGCCGGGTCGTGCGCAGCGGCCTTTGTTCGGCAGCCAGCGGATTCGAGGCGGAATGGGCCGTATGATATAATGGGAGTCACATTCGGGTGGCGCAGTATTCTAGTCAGCCGTCTGCTTCTGAAGGCGGGGCTAAAAATCCGCCAAAGGGCACATCGATGAAGTTCCTGGTGTTGGCTTGGGGCGCCCAGCCCTGGGCTGGTACTGGGAGTTAAGAAAGGTGGGCGGATCGCAATGGCATGCGAAACCCGACCCAGCTTTCGCGGAGGCCCAAGTGCGTGGCCACTTCGAGTGGTTATGGCTTGGGGTATGAACCTGCATGCGGACCCCAATCTGTGTGCAGCGTAGCCTGCCTTGCGTGGTGTGGAAGGGATCGCGGGAAGCAGGCAGCACCTCCCGCGGCCAGGGAGGCTGCCGGTGCCGCGTGAAATCTGCACTGCAAAAGAGGCTAGGAAGCAGCAGCGGCTGTTGCGGAAAACGCCTAGACTGTTCGCGACGTGCGTGGCTCTTTGAGGATTATAGTGTGGACTAAGTGGTAATCTAGTCTGACAGTCGGTGACGCTGTCAAGGGGCGCTGAAAGGGAAACCGCCTGTGCGGCGACGCAGAGGCGCGCCCTTGGGAAAACCTACTGGACCTAAGCCACAGCATTTACTCAAAGAGCTGCCACCCGAGCATGTTTGACGCTCGCCAGGAGGTACAGAGTACATAATGAAACGGGCACCGTGGCACCGTGCGATACGATTTGCTCTGGCAGTGGCGGGCCTGTCCTTTGTGGTTGGCGGACTCTTTGATACATCCACAATTTATCTGAACACGGCGACATGGTACGTTGGTGCCGTGATCGTCTTTATTATTGTCATTGTCGGAGCCCTCTTTGACATGCTCGGTGTCGCGGCCGCGGCCGCGCGGGAAACGCCCTTTCACGCCATGGCATCCAAGCGCGTCTTTGCCGCGAAGCGAGCGATTTCGATTGTGCGAAATGCTGAAAAGGTGTCCAGTATTTGCAGTGACGTCATCGGCGATATTGCCGGTGTTCTCAGCGGTGCGGGTGCGCTGGCGGTTGGCGCCCAGCTGGTGATTGCCCTGCATGTTCGCGGATGGCAGCGAGAATTTATCATTATTTTATTGACGGCATTCACCACTGCTGTTACCGTAGCCGCAAAGGCGATTGGCAAGACGCTTGCCATCCGCTCGCCGACGCCGATTGTGCTGGGTGCGGCCCGCGTCGCGGAGACCGTTCTGTTTTATAAACGCGAACATCGGAAAGTGAAGGGGAAACGCGTACAGTGACCTCAACGAGGGGGGATATCGTACGTTACTCGACCAAGTGGAACGTCCGGAAGATATCAAGCATTTCAGTGAGGCAGAGCTGATTCAACTGGCAGCTGAAATCCGCGCCTTTCTGGTGGACACGGTTTCGAAAACCGGGGGCCACTTTGGCGCCAATCTCGGCGTCGTGGAATTGACCATCGCGCTGCATAAGGTGTTGAACAGCCCGCGCGATCGGATCATCTGGGATGTCGGACATCAAGCATATGTGCACAAAATCCTGACGGGCCGGAAGTCGGCGTTTCCGACCCTGCGGAAGTTCAAGGGGATGGCCGGGTTTCCGAAACGGTCGGAGAGTCCTCACGATATGTTTGGCGTCGGGCATGCCAGCACGTCCTTGTCGGCGGGCTTGGGCATGGCGGTTGCGCGCGATTTGTCGGGTGAGGATTACCACGTGGCGTGCGTCATCGGGGACGGGGCGCTGACCGGCGGGATGGCCATGGAAGCCCTGAACCACGCCGGCCACTTGGGCACCAAACTGCTCGTCATATTGAACGACAATGAAATGTCCATCGCGGAGAACGTCGGTGCACTGTCGAAGTATTTGACACGGCTGCGGACGGATCCGACGTATTCGCGAACGAAGGCTGAAATTGAACAGATGCTGCGCCGCGTGCCGGCCATTGGGCCGCGGCTCACGAAGACACTCGAGCGGGTCAAGGATTCGGTGCGTCACCTGGTGGTGCCCGGGCAGTTGTTTGAGGGCTTTGGCTTCAAGTATCTGGGCCCAGTGGACGGTCACGACCTGCCCGTGTTGATCAACGTGCTCGAAGACGCAAAGCTGCTGCGCGGCCCCGTGCTGATTCATCTGGTCACCCAGAAAGGGAAGGGCTACGCGTCGGCGGAGAATGCGCCCGACAAGTTCCATGCGTGGCCGAGCGCGCCGAAGGCGAAGGCGGCACCGTCGTACACCAGCGTCTTCTCCGAGACGCTGATTCAAATCGCCAGCGAGGACCCGCGCGTGGTTGCCGTGACGGCTGCCATGCCTGGCGGAACCGGGCTCGACAAGTTTGCCAAGGTGCACCCCTCGCGGTGTTTTGACGTCGGGATCGCCGAACAGCACGCCACCACCTTCTGCGGCGGTTTGGCCGCATCGGGGAAGCGGCCGGTGTTTGCGGTGTATTCGACGTTTTTGCAGCGGGCGTACGACCAGGTCATTCACGACATCTGCATCCAGAACCTGCCGGTGGTCTTTGCGGTCGATCGCGCCGGTATCGTCGGGCCCGACGGGGAGACACACCAGGGGGTGTTTGACATTGCCTACCTGCGCACCGTGCCGAACATGACGGTGATGATGCCGAAGGATGAAAATGAACTGCGGCACATGCTGTGGACGGCGCTGCACCTGGAGGGGCCGTCCGCCGTGCGCTACCCAAGGGCGGATGGGCTCGGCGTCGACTGCAGTGAGCCGCTTTGTGAACTGCCCGTCGGCCAAGCAGAGGTCCTGCAGGACGGCGACGACCTGGCGATTCTCGCACTCGGTCCGATGGTGCAAGTGGCGACAGAGGCCGCGCAGGAGCTGGAAACCGAACACGGCATTTCCGCGGCCGTCGTCAACATGCGGTTTGTCAAACCGATCGACGAAGCGCTGATTTTGTCCTTGTCGGACCGCCAGTTGCCGATGGTCACGATTGAAGAGGCGTCGCTGGCGGGCGGGTTTGGGTCGGCGGTGCTGGAAGTCCTGGCCGATCACGGCCGCAGTGCCGAAGTATTGCGCAAGGGCATCCCCGACCATTTTGTGGAGCACGGCTCCCGTTCGGAGCTGCTGGCACAGCTCGGGCTAACCAAGGAGGCACTGGTGGCGGACGCCTTGCGCATCGTGGCCGACCGGAAACGGAAGCGATACAGTGCCACCCGATAAGTCGATGCCGCCGTCTAACTCACCGTCTACTCCGCCGTCCAATCGCTCGGGCGCTCGTCCTGCAGAGGGTGGGGACGGGCGTGCGCAAACCACGAAGGCAAAGTCGGTGCGTCTCGACGTCCTGCTGGTGGAACGGGGCTTGTTTCCGAGCCGGGAAGCGGCGAAACGGGCCATCATGGCCGGCCTCGTCCGCCGCGAAGGGGACGTTTTGGACAAGCCGGGGACCTTTGTCCGGCCGGATGCGGTCGTGGAGGTCGCCCAGCCCGAACACGCTTTCGTCAGCAGGGGCGGACTGAAGCTGGAACGCGCGCTCGCGCGGTTCGGGGTGTCAGCAGACCAGCGTGTCGTCGTCGATGTCGGCGCTTCGACCGGCGGATTCACAGATTGTGTGTTGAGGCATGGCGCCAAACACGTGTACGCTGTGGACGTCGGGTATGGGCAACTCGACTGGAAACTCCGGAACGATCCGCGCGTCACGGTGATGGAGCGGACCAACTTCCGCCATGTCGATGCAGCGCTGTTCTCGCCGCCGCCGTCCCTCGCGGTGATGGATGTCTCGTTCATTTCCACGCGGCTGCTGCTGCCGAAACTCCAGGAAATTCTGCAGCCGCCGGGGGACATCATCAGTCTGATTAAACCGCAGTTTGAGGCAGGACGAGGGAAAGTGGGCAAGGGCGGCATTGTACGGGACCCGCAGGTCCATACCGACGTGATTTGCCAATTGCTTTCGTTCCTGCCGACCGTCGGACTCGAATGTGCAGGGCTCGATTATTCTCCGGTTGCGGGCGGTGACGGCAACATCGAATTTCTCGGCTGGTGGCGGCCCGCACGCACAACCGATGCAGAGGCTGTGGAGGCCTGGCGCGACCGGGCCGTACAAGTGGTCCGCGAAGCCTGGCTGGAGATTCGCGGAGAGGAAGTTGTGCCTTTGCGAAAGTGAGGTCCGTCATGCAACTTCGGGAAGCGTTTGCCCTGATGATTGGTCTGGGTGTGTTGCTGCTGGTGGCTCGCTCTATCATCAACCAGTGGCGCGGCCGGGGCGCTGGTACGCCGCTGCGCGGCAAATTCAAAGCGGCGCAAGAGTGGCTGGAGGCCAATGGGTACCATATCCTCCGGGTGCGGGACCGCGGCGAATGGACTGGGTACTACGGAACGCGGGCGTTTCACAAGCATCTGATTGCTGACTTTATTGTTCGACAAGGCGGAAAAACTTATGTGGTGAAACTGGCCAGCGCACGGGAGAAGGGCATGAACGGCGCGAAGCTGCGCGACACCTGGTATCCAATGTATGTCGTGTTCGGTGTCAAGGGAATTTTGCATGTCGACGTGGAAAATGAACAGGTGCAAGTCGTGGATTTCGAAGTCAAGCCGCCGCCCCATGTCGTCTGGTCGAAGGTCATCAATCGCGCCTTGTGGTTACTTTCGGGCATGCTGATTGCGTTGGTGTGGATGCACAGCCGGTAGGGGGGCCAAGGTTGAGGACAGTTGCGTTGTTGCTGAATCCGGACAAGCCTGGTGCGAGAGGCCTGATGGAACGAACAAGGACCCTGCTGCGGGAGGCGGGGATTGAAACGGTGTGCGGCGAGACTGGAAAGGATGCCGATCACGGCGTGTTTCCCGCCGACGAGGTATTAAAAGCGGTCGAGTTGGCCTTTGTGTTTGGCGGCGACGGCACCTTGCTCGGCATGGCCAGACGGTTAGCGCCGTTGTCGGTGCCGCTGCTCGGCATCAACGTCGGGCACCTGGGATTCCTGACCGAAGCCGAGCCGGCGAATATCGACGAGACCGTGCAGCGGGTTATCGAGCGCGACTACGAGCTCGAAACCCGCATGATGCTCACGGCTTCGGTCGTGCACGATGGAGAAGTGCGGGCCGAGTTTCATGGGTTGAATGATGTGGGCATCGGGAAGGGTTCGTTCGCCCGCATGGTGCACGTCGATGCCTACGTGGACGATGTGCTGCTGGATTCCTACAGCGGGGATGGAGTCATCGTGTCGACACCGACGGGATCGACCGCTTATTCGCTCTCCTGCGGCGGCCCCATTGTGGCACCGCACCTCAAGGTGATGCTCATCACGCCGATTTGTCCGCACACCTTGTTTTCGCGCCCCTGCGTGATTGACGACTGCCAGCAGGTCCGCTTCGTCGTGCACGACAACTACGAGGATGTCGGACTCACGGTGGACGGACAAGTGGGCGTAAGGCTCGAAGTGGGCGATGAGGTCTACGTGCGCAAATCGGTCCACGCCACGACGCTCGTCAAGTGGCGCGGCCGGGAGTTCTTTCGGGTGCTGCGGCAAAAGCTGCGCGGTGACGCCTAGTCACTGGACGTCAGTTCGAGAAGGTGCCGCCAGTTTCATGGGAACTGTCAATGGAGCCGTGTAAGGGACGGGGGGAGACCATCTTGCTGTTGGAGTTGTCGGTACAAAACCTGGCACTCATTGACCACGTGCGCCTGGAGCTGCGGCCGGGTCTGACGGTCCTGACGGGGGAAACGGGGGCGGGAAAGTCCATCCTGCTCGACGCCATTGGCCTGATTTTGGGCAACCGAGCTTCATCTGACC
Above is a genomic segment from Alicyclobacillus cycloheptanicus containing:
- the dxs gene encoding 1-deoxy-D-xylulose-5-phosphate synthase, which codes for MERPEDIKHFSEAELIQLAAEIRAFLVDTVSKTGGHFGANLGVVELTIALHKVLNSPRDRIIWDVGHQAYVHKILTGRKSAFPTLRKFKGMAGFPKRSESPHDMFGVGHASTSLSAGLGMAVARDLSGEDYHVACVIGDGALTGGMAMEALNHAGHLGTKLLVILNDNEMSIAENVGALSKYLTRLRTDPTYSRTKAEIEQMLRRVPAIGPRLTKTLERVKDSVRHLVVPGQLFEGFGFKYLGPVDGHDLPVLINVLEDAKLLRGPVLIHLVTQKGKGYASAENAPDKFHAWPSAPKAKAAPSYTSVFSETLIQIASEDPRVVAVTAAMPGGTGLDKFAKVHPSRCFDVGIAEQHATTFCGGLAASGKRPVFAVYSTFLQRAYDQVIHDICIQNLPVVFAVDRAGIVGPDGETHQGVFDIAYLRTVPNMTVMMPKDENELRHMLWTALHLEGPSAVRYPRADGLGVDCSEPLCELPVGQAEVLQDGDDLAILALGPMVQVATEAAQELETEHGISAAVVNMRFVKPIDEALILSLSDRQLPMVTIEEASLAGGFGSAVLEVLADHGRSAEVLRKGIPDHFVEHGSRSELLAQLGLTKEALVADALRIVADRKRKRYSATR
- the xseB gene encoding exodeoxyribonuclease VII small subunit, giving the protein MTENNSGLTFETAMKKLEETVRRLESGDLTLTESIERYKESMQLVQFCRQQLDQAELEISKLVEGPDGIALEPLDPVDMPSANGQNEQA
- a CDS encoding polyprenyl synthetase family protein, coding for MDQAWTAESYLQTYGDQVTAYLEGLFDPNAHPTTLFQAMRYSLLAGGKRLRPVLCLAVGRACGIAETELMPVAAALELLHCYSLIHDDLPCMDDDDLRRGKPTNHRVFGEAAALLAGDALLTYAFEQLAKPLPIPADRQIRMIRALSSAAGCYGMVAGQMADIEAERSSGSMRDLEFIHMHKTARLIEASVELGGLYAGLPEPSLQALKAFGLTIGLVFQMVDDVLDVTATTEQLGKQAGSDERLGKLTYPKFLGLEATQERIEISLNRALAHLDASGVDSSLLASIARFIVVRDK
- a CDS encoding NAD(P)/FAD-dependent oxidoreductase codes for the protein MADGLQQNQQVYDINIIGGGPTGLFAAFYCGMRNATCNIIDSLPELGGQLATLYPEKFIYDVGGFPKIRSRDLVEQLKQQAFQYDTTAVHLNERVEGLHRRDDGIFELRTDKQVHLSKAIIICAGIGVFTPKPLPGENVDAFPDDVFYFIDNLDKFRNKHVLVVGGGDSAVDFALMLDGAAKQVTLIHRRDQFRAHEESVRQLHASGVEVRTFYELKALHGDGRLKRATLIQNKTQETVDIPVDAVVSGLGFSASLGPINEWGLEIENNEIVVNTRMETNIPGIYAAGDIVTYPGKVKLIATGFGEAPTAVNNAKTYIDPKARLSPGHSSNRKE
- a CDS encoding DUF2273 domain-containing protein; the protein is MKWLASFAARILQLRQRWLGLLAGCGVWLAWMIFGFWNTILLILLAGLGYAVGRITEARTSWKDIVEKLLSEHSSDR
- the nusB gene encoding transcription antitermination factor NusB — protein: MKRHEARQCALQALYQIDVGKGHAHASIRHVLEEFGHAATERDVAYIERLVTGTESEQADIDELLGTHVEGWKLDRIARVDLNILRLAVYELRHELDVDAATIVDEAVELAKDFGSDESGRFVNGVLARMLPVTRPTNDNPSASGAESDVSDG
- the folD gene encoding bifunctional methylenetetrahydrofolate dehydrogenase/methenyltetrahydrofolate cyclohydrolase FolD → MARILDGKQIAADIQQEVRERTTAFEASGIHFQLTVVLVGDHPASATYVRNKQRTAEKVGLKNTLIHLPGDVSEDTLLAEIDRLNADTEVDGILVQLPLPSHISEQVVIERIAPEKDVDGFHPMNAGKNFVGLSAVWPCTPAGIMEMFEREQIDVAGKHAVVVGRSNIVGKPMAMMLLAANATVTLCHSRTQDLAALTRTADIVVAAVGQPGLITAAHVKPGAVVVDVGMNRVDGKLMGDVAFEEVAPIAGAITPVPGGVGPLTVAMLMKNTVRLGCARRHLS
- the xseA gene encoding exodeoxyribonuclease VII large subunit, whose protein sequence is MSNMLAVDRSPDVLTVAALNAWIKQRVESDPRLRRVSVVGELSNFKKHTSGHMYFTLKDEQSRIRGIMFAGRNRFLKFMPKDGMRVICTGSIGVFERDGQYQLYVDDMQPDGVGALYIAYTQLRQKLEAEGLFASERKRPLPAFPRRIGVVTSPTGAVIRDICTTLARRFPMTQVILAPALVQGPEAAETIVASLTRLAQLRASGVPIDVVIVGRGGGSLEELWPFNDERVARTIAAYPVPVISAVGHETDFTICDFVADVRAATPTAAAELAAPKASDLRQQLAEWAERSKTALGWSLQQQRTRLVTLQSSQALRDPLKPLEYRKQSVDYLETQVQRLIHVPLRQAQARVSKAVERLYRIDLAARIEQARSKISAFEQSASTQMHRRVDRLNHALERTIAQLDALSPLRVLSRGYSVVFEADSERVVGSVKAVRPGQRVQIQFADGRAKARIESGEEPEDDGEQLRLDL
- a CDS encoding Kae1-like domain-containing protein, whose product is MQYILGVDTSNYTTSLCLVSAADGRLAAEARRLLPVAAGQRGLRQSEALFFHVRHLPVLMDTLMGEVRRVDAAAAIAAIGVSVRPRPFCTSYMPVFTAGASFAASLGRALGVPVLQTSHQEGHLAAATYQPDTPRLRDRFLGVHLSGGTSDVFAARQTRFGYHVTMIGEGADLHAGQFVDRVGVALGCPFPAGPALEQLASQAPGDFRLRFPASVNGASMSFSGPCSAAMRAIDQGEPPEVVAAAVQACIANTLVKAIAHACEQHTDLTDCVVAGGVAENRFIRQRLVDKLAALRSDVQLHFAPARFSSDNALGVALIARRHWYGTKG
- a CDS encoding TlyA family RNA methyltransferase codes for the protein MRLDVLLVERGLFPSREAAKRAIMAGLVRREGDVLDKPGTFVRPDAVVEVAQPEHAFVSRGGLKLERALARFGVSADQRVVVDVGASTGGFTDCVLRHGAKHVYAVDVGYGQLDWKLRNDPRVTVMERTNFRHVDAALFSPPPSLAVMDVSFISTRLLLPKLQEILQPPGDIISLIKPQFEAGRGKVGKGGIVRDPQVHTDVICQLLSFLPTVGLECAGLDYSPVAGGDGNIEFLGWWRPARTTDAEAVEAWRDRAVQVVREAWLEIRGEEVVPLRK